Proteins from a genomic interval of Rosa chinensis cultivar Old Blush chromosome 2, RchiOBHm-V2, whole genome shotgun sequence:
- the LOC112184483 gene encoding glycine-rich protein 2 gives MKNFKAFNLLGLLFALFLISSTVTADEKSKEENKAVVDGATKETNPVPVDDVKQGRGGGYCGRCCWKHGYHYCGSQCCWPEKEETEAVVEAAADANPDGYGWGGGRGGSGWGGGRGGGGWGGGRGGGGGRGGGGGWGGGGGRGGGGWGGGN, from the exons ATGAAGAATTTCAAGGCTTTCAATTTGCTAGGGCTTCTGTTTGCCCTTTTTCTCATCTCTTCCACTGTCACAGCTGATGAGAAATCCAAAGAGGAGAATAAAG CTGTAGTGGATGGGGCAACAAAGGAGACGAATCCGGTGCCAGTTGATGACGTAAAACAAGGTCGAGGGGGAGGATATTGCGGGCGCTGCTGCTGGAAACATGGCTACCATTATTGTGGTAGTCAGTGTTGTTGGCCtgagaaagaagaaacagaagctGTAGTCGAGGCCGCCGCTGATGCCAACCCTGATGGATATGGCTGGGGAGGCGGACGAGGTGGCAGTGGCTGGGGAGGCGGAAGAGGTGGCGGTGGCTGGGGAGGTGGAAGAGGTGGCGGTGGCGGacgaggaggaggtggtggctGGGGAGGAGGAGGCGGACGAGGCGGAGGTGGTTGGGGAGGGGGTAACTGA